GTGCGCCAACAGCATCGACGTCGCCGGGTCGAGCACCCCGGCATGCGCGAGCTCCATCACGGCTTCGGCGCGGCGCACGAGTTGGGCGTCGAGCGACGACACCGAACCCTCGACCCGGGCGTGCAGGCGGTCGAGACGGGCCGCCGTATAGGAGAGGTACCACGCGACCAGAGCGATGATGGCGACGACCAGAACCACCCAGAACCAGACACGCATCAGTTGCTCCTCCACCAACGGATCGGACGCACTTCGGACTTGTCTAATACCGGAATCGCTGCGGCACAGACGGTTTCGTACACCGAGTAGACGTCGGCACCGACCCTGGACCAGTCGAACCGGTGCGCACGGCGCGCGCCCTGCCCGGCCAGTTGGGCGCGATCGGCGGGTTGCGCCAACAGGTCGAGCACCACGTCGGCGAGTTCGCCCGGCTGCTCGTTGGCGAAGAGCGCACCGGCCCAACCGTCGTCGAGCACGGCCCGGAACGCCTTGATGTCGCTGGCCACCACGGCCGCGCCGGCACCCATCGCCTCGACGAGGATGATGCCGAAGCTCTCACCACCGGTGTTCGGCGCGATGTAGCAGTCGACCGAGCGCAGGAACGACTGCTTCTCGGCGTCGCTGATCGGCCCGAGGAACTCGCACGCCGCGACGACGGCATCGGGTCGCCCGTCGAGCACCGCTTTCGGATCACCGGGGCCGGCGATGAGCAGCCGCAGCCCCGGGCGGGCGGCGAGCATCTTGGGCATCGCGTCGAGCAGCACGTGCAGCCCCTTGCGGGGTTCTTCGATGCGGCCGAGGAAGGCGATGGTCGGACGCTCATTGGTGCCCTGCCAGCGGGGCGTCGGCGCGGCGTCGGCGAACCGGTCGACGTAGACGCCGTTCGGGATGATCACCGCGTCGCCGCCGATGTGGTCGCGCACGAACCGGCGCGCCTCACCCGACACCGCGATGCGACCCATCAGTTTCTCCAGTCCGGGTTGCAGCATCGGACCGACCGCGAGCAGCGCGCGCGACCTGGTGTTGCTGGTGTGAAAGGTCGCGACCAGCGGGCCTTCGGCGGCCCACATCGCCAGCATCGACACGCTGGGACTGATCGGTTCGTGCACGTGCACCACGTCGAACCGTCCGCGTTCCAT
This genomic stretch from Calidifontibacter indicus harbors:
- a CDS encoding glycosyltransferase family 4 protein produces the protein MRIGLVSPYSFDVPGGVQLHVRDLAEYLIAHGHYVEVLAPAEPATPLPPYVVSAGSALPVPYNGSVARLTFGPVTAGRVTRWMERGRFDVVHVHEPISPSVSMLAMWAAEGPLVATFHTSNTRSRALLAVGPMLQPGLEKLMGRIAVSGEARRFVRDHIGGDAVIIPNGVYVDRFADAAPTPRWQGTNERPTIAFLGRIEEPRKGLHVLLDAMPKMLAARPGLRLLIAGPGDPKAVLDGRPDAVVAACEFLGPISDAEKQSFLRSVDCYIAPNTGGESFGIILVEAMGAGAAVVASDIKAFRAVLDDGWAGALFANEQPGELADVVLDLLAQPADRAQLAGQGARRAHRFDWSRVGADVYSVYETVCAAAIPVLDKSEVRPIRWWRSN